The DNA sequence AAAGTTTTGCAGCTACGTGTGCTTGTTCAATTCCCTCGGTAGCCAATTGGAATTCAGGGCGCGTACCATTTTCCTGCGATGAGAAGAATCAATGAGTAAAACAGGACAAGTTAACATATGGTATAAAGAATGAATGAATGGGATCAAACCATGGAGGAAACAATGAGACCCTGTTCGTTGGGAATGCTTTTGCCATGCCTCAAAACCCAGTATCTGTTCTTTGTCAAATTTACACCTACCATTCTTTGATTACCCTAAACCTGCGGCTGCTAGTGCCACACACACTTTGCCCGTGATCTCTTTCCCTACTACTACCctaattcttttcttttatatcGAAATAAGAATCATTCTAACTAACAACTTAACCACTACTCGTGCCATCAAACTATATTAATCCATTTATTCGTCGTAAATACACAAATTttctccaaaaaaaaattatgtccGGTTAAATTTTACTCAATCTGATCAGATCTTACTGAATATGGTTAGCTAATTAGCTTGTCTGTTCAACCAAACCTGTCaaccatttattttttaatttttattttttttatttatcctttTGGCATTTATAAAGTTCTTAATTgaagtaaattatttttaatgatgtaaaaactataaaatttagGTATACAATAAAATCAGGCTATTTTTTTAGTGATAGAGAATGAGTTGTATTATGCTTAGTTATAGATTAGTAGTGTGTTTTTTACTAATATGGtttcttttttaattctaaattgcAAATCAAAAGTTTAGATTTGGTTAACGACTTGTATCATTTGATAATGCCATGTGAATAGTTAGAAACATGTGAAGTGTATGGCTAACTCAAATGAATAATGGCTAACTCAAATGAATAATTTGAAGATTTATTGATTCTAACAACTGATTACAGAATGGATCGTTCGAACCTTCCAATTCATAGATGTAGGTTTAATAATGAATCACAAAATGTTAtggttcttaaaatttttttcttaatttattaaaattagaatttttttcagAAGTAATTCGTGGGAGGAAATTCTtagatataaatttaaaataaaatattcttggtattccaaaaaataagaaaaaattaatttgtgacaaagtaaatttaaatttgaaaaaacaaaattgaGCCTTAAATTTATGTagggtaaatttttttatttaaaaaaaataaattggtatataaattttgtggaaaaaataaaaaattcaaaaaacccaaatctaaaattgaaagtagattttgtgaaaaattttttagaaaatttaaataaaaaaatttaatttgtggttctctaaatctgattttctgATTTATTTCTCATCATCTTCTACACCCAGAAACAACACACCTAATTCTAATATCGAtagaaaatattattcttttcttaatataaaaattaaaaagcgaTAAAATCAACTATAAGACAAAATGTATTAAactatagaatatatatttaaaataaattaaattatatatatttatataaatataataatgaattttttttattaatgattaattttaataattaattttaaaataatatttttttttaatttaaaggaaTAAGGCTGCACTCGTTTTTGCTTGTAACCATTTCGTACTTGTCGCGATGCTAGATAATGTTAGCATTATTACTGTACTGTGTTTCTAGTTTCATCTCACTCATGAGTCAAGTTCTCAGTTCTCACATAGTTGTGATCTTTACCCGTTGATTATGGTATTTCCTTCCCAACTTGTGTAAATAATGAATAGTGAAAAGATGAGGGGCATCAGTGCAAATTGTTAAAGGGGTTGGCCTGTGTTGTCTTTATCGTGAATACCTCGCGGCACGGAAATTCGGGTCTTCCTCTCGTCCTGTGAAGTCAGTCTGAACTGAAAAATACACAGATtcgatcggatcggatcggatcagaaTAGAAGGCAGGCATGGGTGGAAGAAGCATAGCAGCGGGTTCCATGAAGCTGAAGGGGATGGTAAAACACGCCATTGGAAGCGGGCGGAGCGTGACGTACATGCCGCGGCCAGGGGACGGAGCGCCGAGAGGAGTGACGCTGATACCGGGGGACGGAATAGGGCCTCTTGTGACGAGGGCGGTGGAGCAGGTGATGGAGGCGATGCACGCGCCCGTGTACTTCGAGAGGTACGAGGTGCACGGGGACATGAAGCGCGTGCCGGAGGAGGTGTTGGAGTCGATCAGGAAGAACAAGGTGTGCCTCAAGGGCGGACTCAAGACCCCCGTGGGAGGCGGAGTCAGCTCCCTCAACGTCCAGCTCAGGAAGGAGCTTGATCTCTACGCCTCCCTCGTCAACTGCTTCAACCTCCCCGGCTTGCCCACCCGCCACCACAACGTCGACATCGTTGTCATCCGAGAGAACACCGAGGGCGAGTACTCCGGCCTCGAGCACGAGGTCGTCCCGGGCGTCGTTGAGAGCCTCAAGGTTCATTTCTCACTAGTCAATAGTCTTGTTCACCATTATTTCATTTTCAGTTTAATAATTTATTCCAGCAACTTGACTTCAGGTGATGACCAAATTCTGCTCCGAACGAATCGCAAAATATGCATTTGAGTATGCGTACCTGAATAACAGAAAGACAGTAACGGCCGTCCACAAAGCCAACATCATGAAACTTGCCGATGGCCTCTTC is a window from the Arachis hypogaea cultivar Tifrunner chromosome 17, arahy.Tifrunner.gnm2.J5K5, whole genome shotgun sequence genome containing:
- the LOC112765879 gene encoding isocitrate dehydrogenase [NAD] regulatory subunit 1, mitochondrial, with the protein product MGGRSIAAGSMKLKGMVKHAIGSGRSVTYMPRPGDGAPRGVTLIPGDGIGPLVTRAVEQVMEAMHAPVYFERYEVHGDMKRVPEEVLESIRKNKVCLKGGLKTPVGGGVSSLNVQLRKELDLYASLVNCFNLPGLPTRHHNVDIVVIRENTEGEYSGLEHEVVPGVVESLKVMTKFCSERIAKYAFEYAYLNNRKTVTAVHKANIMKLADGLFLESCRQVATKYPSIRYNEIIVDNCCMQLVSKPERFDVMVTPNLYGNLVANTAAGIAGGTGVMPGGNVGGDHAVFEQGASAGNVGNEKLVEQKEANPVALLLSSAMMLRHLRFPSFADRLETAVKRVISEGKYMTKDLGGVSTTQEVVHAVIANLD